A section of the Candidatus Obscuribacterales bacterium genome encodes:
- a CDS encoding carbon dioxide-concentrating mechanism protein CcmK — MPQAVGVIEALGFPATLAAADAMLKAGRVTLVYFDKAERGNFYIAIRGSVSEVASAMAAGLEAGEACFGGKIMTHYTVPNPPENIVSVLPIHYTDQVEAFRVY; from the coding sequence ATGCCACAAGCCGTGGGGGTCATTGAAGCGTTGGGGTTTCCGGCAACCTTAGCGGCGGCCGACGCCATGCTCAAGGCAGGGCGCGTGACCTTGGTGTATTTTGACAAGGCAGAACGGGGAAACTTCTACATTGCCATTCGTGGCAGCGTTTCAGAGGTAGCCTCTGCCATGGCAGCTGGGCTAGAAGCGGGAGAAGCTTGCTTCGGGGGCAAAATTATGACCCACTACACCGTGCCGAATCCGCCGGAAAACATTGTGTCGGTCTTGCCCATCCACTACACCGATCAAGTCGAGGCCTTCCGAGTCTATTAA
- a CDS encoding carbon dioxide-concentrating mechanism protein CcmK: MSLSAVGSIETKGFPAVLAAADAMVKAGRVTLVGYIRVGSARFTVNIRGDVSEVKAAMEAGIAAVETVYGGALESWVIIPRPHENVECVLPIAYGDDVAEFRDAVEQPRILGSSFNR, encoded by the coding sequence ATGTCATTGTCTGCGGTTGGATCAATTGAGACGAAGGGATTTCCCGCAGTGCTGGCGGCAGCGGATGCGATGGTGAAGGCCGGGCGTGTCACCCTGGTGGGCTATATCCGGGTGGGAAGTGCCCGGTTTACCGTGAATATTCGTGGGGATGTATCGGAAGTCAAGGCGGCGATGGAAGCCGGCATTGCTGCCGTCGAAACCGTCTACGGCGGCGCTTTAGAATCCTGGGTGATCATCCCTCGGCCCCACGAAAACGTGGAGTGTGTGCTGCCCATCGCCTATGGTGACGATGTTGCAGAATTCCGCGATGCTGTGGAGCAACCGCGGATTCTAGGGTCTTCGTTTAATCGCTAG